In a genomic window of Trichoderma atroviride chromosome 4, complete sequence:
- a CDS encoding uncharacterized protein (SECRETED:SignalP(1-22)~TransMembrane:1 (n4-14c22/23o206-229i)) → MKSSTIISGALVAASQICTALGATPMRVDEVSHVIRANLQVPSQAPVPGADRSAGCWSSKGNLTETSGVVPTKVSSGSCNILCKSKNFAVTGLQGAKCYCGMLYPPADDLADDSKCTYACPGFGNEACGTLGNPGFFSLWNTGINIDPPNYTPPSSTTSSTSSSTSSTSSDAEKSSAAAANPSSPATQSAEPTPSDAPSGGKKTNVAGIAAGTVVGVVVLGGLLGAAFFTMRRRRNAEIEEEHRRNAAVNAFINGSKPPSTSGSISMTDSRLDPVLAHRRLSDGSIADNEDYSRRILRVTNA, encoded by the exons ATGAAATCGTCAACAATCATTTCCGGCGCCTTGGTGGCTGCTTCTCAGATTTGCACTGCTCTTGGTGCAACCCCTATGAGAGTCGATGAGGTTAGCCATGTTATCCGGGCCAATCTCCAAGTGCCATCACAAGCACCTGTACCAGGCGCCGATCGATCGGCGGGCTGCTGGAGTTCCAAGGGAAACTTGACGGAAACAAGCGGCGTGGTGCCGACAAAGGTTTCTTCCGGCTCATGCAACATTTTGTGCAAATCCAAGAATTTTGCTGTCACGGGACTGCAGGGTGCCAAGTGTTATTGCGGAATGCTTTATCCCCCCGCGGATGACTTGGCTGATGATTCCAAATGTACTTACGCTTGCCCTGGCTTTGGTAACGAGGCTTGCGGCACTCTTGGAAACCCAGGTTTCTTCAGCCTATGGAACACTGGTATCAACATCGATCCTCCCAACTATACGCCCCCATCATCAACGACATcgtctacttcttcttcaaccagcTCGACGTCATCTGATGCCGAGAAATCTtcggccgccgccgccaatccTTCAAGCCCGGCTACTCAATCTGCAGAGCCAACTCCATCAGATGCTCCGTCGGGAGGAAAGAAGACCAACGTTGCTGGTATTGCTGCGGGCAccgttgttggtgttgtcgTCCTGGGAGGTCTTCTGGGAGCTGCCTTTTTCACCATGAGGCGAAGACGGAACGCCGAGATTGAGGAGGAACATCGCCGCAATGCCGCCGTCAATGCCTTCATCAACGGCTCCAAGCCGCCTTCTACCAGCGGTAGCATTTCCATGACCGACTCTCGTCTCGACCCTGTCCTGGCCCACCGCAGGCTCAGTGATGGCAGTATTGCAGACAATGAGGACTACTCTCGTCGTATCTTGCGG GTCACCAACGCATAA
- a CDS encoding uncharacterized protein (SECRETED:SignalP(1-18)): MKRTALLLLWSPWAMGLCQFLFSLGATRTRPRRSHDDASAADCVPLISASWPDPCRWWAAVGEAAIPSICLAARHAAASPRTGQIRDASDGQPAVSPGSGTAGCASELP, translated from the coding sequence ATGAAACGCACTGCTCTCCTATTATTATGGAGCCCATGGGCCATGGGTCTCTGCCAGTTCCTGTTTTCGCTAGGCGCAACACGAACAAGGCCTCGGAGGTCGCACGACGACGCATCAGCAGCCGACTGTGTGCCTTTAATATCAGCCAGTTGGCCCGACCCCTGTCGATGGTGGGCGGCCGTTGGAGAGGCCGCTATTCCCTCAATTTGTCTCGCGGCTCGAcatgctgcagcatcgccacGAACAGGGCAAATACGGGACGCAAGTGACGGGCAGCCAGCCGTGTCTCCCGGCTCAGGCACAGCAGGTTGCGCGAGCGAGCTGCCGTAA